CTTGTGTCTCTCCGagtcgaatgatcaaacaccattgtcatccgCTACTTACCTATTCTCATAGAGAAATCATATAGTTTCACTCTCATCTGGCAGTTTCGTCTACGTTTTTTCGTAATAATTCCGTCTGTGTTTCTCCGTGACAGTTCCGTATGCATTTTctataacaccctaactatcaaaatgtcacactTCCGgatgcgccactctgatagctcgggtattacgacgactctaaaaatatttaatactaaaatatgagcttgTTTAAAAACTTAAACCGAATTACTGCTCAGAAGACTTTTAAATAGATAACTTACATCCATACAAATATCAATacttacaatatatatatatatatatatatacaatcacACAAACTGCACTTTTATACAGTACTACTTGAATTCAGAGCTACTACTTCATTCTACTCTTTATCATAATCATAATGGCCAAGTTAAGTGCTAGAAGCATGAAGAAGAGTGCTACTAGTAACAGTTTCAGGTTTGTGGTGGAGAAACTAATTCATAAGAGTTTGTTAATGGGGAGCAACAACAAGAAGTCATCATCTTGTAATGATTGTGTGCCTgaggagtgagaacatcgttctcgaaagggttctcactatagggttacagaattattataataggatacgtgaaaataaaaactgtttttaAAGTATAGTGATTGTTACCCGCCTTATGTGTCTTTTCAAAACCATAGATCCACATTCAAAATTTGAAATCCTTTTAAAAGAGAAATCCATTAATTCTCCAAAAATTCAAACCTTTTTAAAAGAGTTTTTCCTAGGcagtatgaatgaccaaactgttccaaacataggttcattaagtctatgctgaaccagtttagtttttcatactttactaaactaAAAACACAAACCATTCACAGCCTTCGacccatcacataatcaatcacggCCATAGGCCCAAACATTTCAATCAACAGTCAATCCACCACAATCCAACCatttttcagtcacaaacacaagtaagaaggttcaaacacaatcaagcagttaTATCAAGCAGAGCAATTAGTAATTAGACATAATTATTCACGTAGGCAAATCAATTAccatatgcacacccaaacaatgtcacgtagatgcatatgatcaatgcctgccctatggctaatgagtctcatctgtcggttatcatttatcaagccaacccgagaGTCTAGTTTGCTAaatccttagactgtcccccgacgcgcaTCTCCATGAATCTATGCATCACAAACacggttcaaacacaatcaagcagttaTATCAAGCAGAGCAATTAGTAATTAGACATAATTATTCACGTAGGCAAATCAATTAccatatgcacacccaaacaatgtcacgtagatgcatatgatcaatgCCTGCAATGCCTGCCCTNNNNNNNNNNNNNNNNNNNNNNNNNNNNNNNNNNNNNNNNNNNNNNNNNNNNNNNNNNNNNNNNNNNNNNNNNNNNNNNNNNNNNNNNNNNNNNNNNNNNNNNNNNNNNNNNNNNNNNNNNNNNNNNNNNNNNNNNNNNNNNNNNNNNNNNNNNNNNNNNNNNNNNNNNNNNNNNNNNNNNNNNNNNNNNNNNNNNNNNNNNNNNNNNNNNNNNNNNNNNNNNNNNNNNNNNNNNNNNNNNNNNNNNNNNNNNNNNNNNNNNNNNNNNNNNNNNNNNNNNNNNNNNNNNNNNNNNNNNNNNNNNNNNNNNNNNNNNNNNNNNNNNNNNNNNNNNNNNNNNNNNNNNNNNNNNNNNNNNNNNNNNNNNNNNNNNNNNNNNNNNNNNNNNNNNNNNNNNNNNNNNNNNNNNNNNNNNNNNNNNNNNNNNNNNNNNNNNNNNNNNNNNNNNNNNNNNNNNNNNNNNNNNNNNNNNNNNNNNNNNNNNNNNNNNNNNNNNNNNNNNNNNNNNNNNNNNNNNNNNNNNNNNNNNNNNNNNNNNNNNNNNNNNNNNNNNNNNNNNNNNNNNNNNNNNNNNNNNNNNNNNNNNNNNNNNNNNNNNNNNNNNNNNNNNNNNNNNNNNNNNNNNNNNNNNNNNNNNNNNNNNNNNNNNNNNNNNNNNNNNNNNNNNNNNNNNNNNNNNNNNNNNNNNNNNNNNNNNNNNNNNNNNNNNNNNNNNNNNNNNNNNNNNNNNNNNNNNNNNNNNNNNNNNNNNNNNNNNNNNNNNNNNNNNNNNNNNNNNNNNNNNNNNNNNNNNNNNNNNNNNNNNNNNNNNNNNNNNNNNNNNNNNNNNNNNNNNNNNNNNNNNNNNNNNNNNNNNNNNNNNNNNNNNNNNNNNNNNNNNNNNNNNNNNNNNNNNNNNNNNNNNNNNNNNNNNNNNNNNNNNNNNNNNNNNNNNNNNNNNNNNNNNNNNNNNNNNNNNNNNNNNNNNNNNNNNNNNNNNNNNNNNNNNNNNNNNNNNNNNNNNNNNNNNNNNNNNNNNNNNNNNNNNNNNNNNNNNNNNNNNNNNNNNNNNNNNNNNNNNNNNNNNNNNNNNNNNNNNNNNNNNNNNNNNNNNNNNNNNNNNNNNNNNNNNNNNNNNNNNNNNNNNNNNNNNNNNNNNNNNNNNNNNNNNNNNNNNNNNNNNNNNNNNNNNNNNNNNNNNNNNNNNNNNNNNNNNNNNNNNNNNNNNNNNNNNNNNNNNNNNNNNNNNNNNNNNNNNNNNNNNNNNNNNNNNNNNNNNNNNNNNNNNNNNNNNNNNNNNNNNNNNNNNNNNNNNNNNNNNNNNNNNNNNNNNNNNNNNNNNNNNNNNNNNNNNNNNNNNNNNNNNNNNNNNNNNNNNNNNNNNNNNNNNNNNNNNNNNNNNNNNNNNNNNNNNNNNNNNNNNNNNNNNNNNNNNNNNNNNNNNNNNNNNNNNNNNNNNNNNNNNNNNNNNNNNNNNNNNNNNNNNNNNNNNNNNNNNNNNNNNNNNNNNNNNNNNNNNNNNNNNNNNNNNNNNNNNNNNNNNNNNNNNNNNNNNNNNNNNNNNNNNNNNNNNNNNNNNNNNNNNNNNNNNNNNNNNNNNNNNNNNNNNNNNNNNNNNNNNNNNNNNNNNNNNNNNNNNNNNNNNNNNNNNNNNNNNNNNNNNNNNNNNNNNNNNNNNNNNNNNNNNNNNNNNNNNNNNNNNNNNNNNNNNNNNNNNNNNNNNNNNNNNNNNNNNNNNNNNNNNNNNNNNNNNNNNNNNNNNNNNNNNNNNNNNNNNNNNNNNNNNNNNNNNNNNNNNNNNNNNNNNNNNNNNNNNNNNNNNNNNNNNNNNNNNNNNNNNNNNNNNNNNNNNNNNNNNNNNNNNNNNNNNNNNNNNNNNNNNNNNNNNNNNNNNNNNNNNNNNNNNNNNNNNNNNNNNNNNNNNNNNNNNNNNNNNNNNNNNNNNNNNNNNNNNNNNNNNNNNNNNNNNNNNNNNNNNNNNNNNNNNNNNNNNNNNNNNNNNNNNNNNNNNNNNNNNNNNNNNNNNNNNNNNNNNNNNNNNNNNNNNNNNNNNNNNNNNNNNNNNNNNNNNNNNNNNNNNNNNNNNNNNNNNNNNNNNNNNNNNNNNNNNNNNNNNNNNNNNNNNNNNNNNNNNNNNNNNNNNNNNNNNNNNNNNNNNNNNNNNNNNNNNNNNNNNNNNNNNNNNNNNNNNNNNNNNNNNNNNNNNNNNNNNNNNNNNNNNNNNNNNNNNNNNNNNNNNNNNNNNNNNNNNNNNNNNNNNNNNNNNNNNNNNNNNNNNNNNNNNNNNNNNNNNNNNNNNNNNNNNNNNNNNNNNNNNNNNNNNNNNNNNNNNNNNNNNNNNNNNNNNNNNNNNNNNNNNNNNNNNNNNNNNNNNNNNNNNNNNNNNNNNNNNNNNNNNNNNNNNNNNNNNNNNNNNNNNNNNNNNNNNNNNNNNNNNNNNNNNNNNNNNNNNNNNNNNNNNNNNNNNNNNNNNNNNNNNNNNNNNNNNNNNNNNNNNNNNNNNNNNNNNNNNNNNNNNNNNNNNNNNNNNNNNNNNNNNNNNNNNNNNNNNNNNNNNNNNNNNNNNNNNNNNNNNNNNNNNNNNNNNNNNNNNNNNNNNNNNNNNNNNNNNNNNNNNNNNNNNNNNNNNNNNNNNNNNNNNNNNNNNNNNNNNNNNNNNNNNNNNNNNNNNNNNNNNNNNNNNNNNNNNNNNNNNNNNNNNNNNNNNNNNNNNNNNNNNNNNNNNNNNNNNNNNNNNNNNNNNNNNNNNNNNNNNNNNNNNNNNNNNNNNNNNNNNNNNNNNNNNNNNNNNNNNNNNNNNNNNNNNNNNNNNNNNNNNNNNNNNNNNNNNNNNNNNNNNNNNNNNNNNNNNNNNNNNNNNNNNNNNNNNNNNNNNNNNNNNNNNNNNNNNNNNNNNNNNNNNNNNNNNNNNNNNNNNNNNNNNNNNNNNNNNNNNNNNNNNNNNNNNNNNNNNNNNNNNNNNNNNNNNNNNNNNNNNNNNNNNNNNNNNNNNNNNNNNNNNNNNNNNNNNNNNNNNNNNNNNNNNNNNNNNNNNNNNNNNNNNNNNNNNNNNNNNNNNNNNNNNNNNNNNNNNNNNNNNNNNNNNNNNNNNNNNNNNNNNNNNNNNNNNNNNNNNNNNNNNNNNNNNNNNNNNNNNNNNNNNNNNNNNNNNNNNNNNNNNNNNNNNNNNNNNNNNNNNNNNNNNNNNNNNNNNNNNNNNNNNNNNNNNNNNNNNNNNNNNNNNNNNNNNNNNNNNNNNNNNNNNNNNNNNNNNNNNNNNNNNNNNNNNNNNNNNNNNNNNNNNNNNNNNNNNNNNNNNNNNNNNNNNNNNNNNNNNNNNNNNNNNNNNNNNNNNNNNNNNNNNNNNNNNNNNNNNNNNNNNNNNNNNNNNNNNNNNNNNNNNNNNNNNNNNNNNNNNNNNNNNNNNNNNNNNNNNNNNNNNNNNNNNNNNNNNNNNNNNNNNNNNNNNNNNNNNNNNNNNNNNNNNNNNNNNNNNNNNNNNNNNNNNNNNNNNNNNNNNNNNNNNNNNNNNNNNNNNNNNNNNNNNNNNNNNNNNNNNNNNNNNNNNNatatatatatatatatatatatatatatatatatatcaaattgctcaatgggggtaccattcctggaaatttatacgtgccggtcacccttacgtcgtagggtcaacagagtatcgaatctcaacctggaacacgtggtggcaagtcaCGGTACTTTATCCacggaaactcgtatctcagataaaagaAGTGCAAAGGCCACATATTcatttattcatcatcatttctgcacttcattacaattcacatcaaatcaatcatcattcaagccataaatcactttttctcaaatctaTTTACTTTGAAACCAAAGTCAATCCATCTAAGTCTTAACTCTAAAATCCTCATGTCTCAAATTATTCCAAGTTCATAATCtacattttcttaaaaaaaatcatatcaaaTGGGAATTCTTTTTGAAAAGACTCAAATCTTTTACTTTTAAAGTCATCCGTTTAACTATTTTAAATCAGAGTTATTAATTAACAACTTTGGCAAAGACTCAAGACTCTAGGGAAGAATAGCCTACCCCATTTCTTAATTCTTTAGAAATTCCTGAAATCATAGTTACTTAATTTGAAGTCAATTGAGATAGAGActtaaaacaaaaactaaatcaTGTTTAAAACACTAAGTTCCAAATCAattctattttattcttaaatcgATAACCTTCCCAAAGGCCCAAAATTGTTTACTATtgctaaatcaaaatttaaagagTACTTTAAAAGCAAAACGAACTTAATTAATCAAAgttcaatttcttttaaaatccactaaaattttttccaaaattacttctttaatcaaacttcaaaacatatgttctttcatatttaaatcaatcttaaaacataaacTTCCCGTAAACAGATTAAACTTGAAACTCTAtttcttaataaataaaaaaccAAGCAATGGAACCTCTCAAATTCATTCTTTTTCTAAATCACATTTCAAAACAgaatcttaattttcatgaaaattcggcagcatcttccctaaaatttggactttgccacccttttcgggtcccaaccaaaccattctgTAGCCCCTTCCATGGctcaaaaccaaattagtttaactccaaaaattcatatttcaagaAACAACTTCAaactcaaatcattttcaatgaACCAAACTCGtttccaaaactttaaagaaTTAATTTaacaaaaccaaacaataatccatcAAACAATAGTCATATTCATCAAAAACAGTcagacaatacataagacttacATAATCACCAAAAATTGTACTTATCACATTcatatccatttataacaatttcAAAGTATAAAATAAGCTGTTTTAGAAAATTACCCCTACCTTGAAAAGTCAAACCCATAAGTTAAATGTGTCACAAGAACCCTTTCTCTCAACCCGAAATCAACTGCAGCTTCAATCACAGGTCTGCTCACTTCCGCAATAGCAGAAACAACTTTAATCTAAAAATACAATCTCGATAACTCAATCCTAAAACATAAATATCACGGAAGCCTTAATTACATATAACGGAAAACTAACGGCGGAGTTCGAAATAAAGTACACTTACGGTAACAGTAAAACAGAGTAGCCACAATCTCGAGCTGACCCAGCGGCAGTCCGACAGTGGCTAGAAACTCTAGTGGTTCAACGACAACCTTAAATTGACATGCAATTTCTCAGAACTCGACCCTACCGTACCAAAATCTCATAAACTCTAACAGGCTATAACAGAATATTGATTTCAATGGCTCGAAAACGAAACACTTACCAAGGAGTCAGGGATTCCAAAAATAAAGtctttgataaataaatatattgaaattaactcataataatatttttcaaaaattctaggTCTTACATTTTTTCGTGTCAATTCCGTCTGCGTTTCTTTACGGCAGTTTCATCTGTGTTTCGTCTATATTTTCTTGTGACAGTTTCATCTACGTTTTCTTGTGGCAGTTTCGTCTGCATTTTCTTTCAGCAGTTCTGTCTGCGCTTTCTTCTGGCAGTTCCGTCCAGCGCCTTTCGGCAGTTTTGTTTGTGCCTttcggcagttccatctgcaccCGTTCTATCAGTTTATCcagttttttttctttatttctttgttttaataaGTTTCAAATTCatgttgtcacttgagtttgagggaagATGTTAGAATATATTAAGATTAATTAGCatttattagaattatttagcatatatgaataattattataagatattatgtatttattatttCGATTATCTTACCACCTATAAATACATTTCTATATTGTATTATTCTATACAACTTAAATACATATAAACTTTTTTTTCAATACTCTCTCTTATCCTTTCCAACAAACTTGTATGAAgagattttttctaaaatttaataTCAATTATTTAGACTTAAAAAAATGATAATCTTTTTCCTCATCCAGCTTCATTGAGATCAGTGTTGTTACAAATCCTTGAGCCATCGTGACTTAGCTTGAATTAGCTTGAACTCTTCTGAATTTATGATTTCGCAGAAGTTGTGGCACcataagctctgataccatgaaggTACCAGATCTTAGAGGGTGAGGATCGAAGAAGAAAGGAGACTGAAGATTGAAGAAGAGAGCAGAGAAAAATAAACTTTATTGATTGCTCAGCAAAAATGAATAAAAATCAATTCAGTACAATAGCATGCGTCTACTTATAGAGAGTTATAAAAGCTTCCGGAGATCTTAAGGGTGTGAAAAGGTGTGACTTGTACTGACTCATAACAGAACTACCTGTCTTAACTAACACTCTCACCATGACACCTATCACTATACATATAATTGATTTAGTGATTAATTTTGTATATAGGTAATATGActtttttttcttgttatttatggTATCTCCCAACTTGATAAGTTAAAAATTAATTCGCCGtgaatttaaatttattatttaagaattgattaataaattattatatgcaTAATATAAGCAAGATTCAAACTTCAATACTTATTTATGCAAATAAATGAATTGATCATTCGACCAACCAAAGTTGATTGAtatgatttttctttaaattaaagaACAACTGAGTCATACTATTTCTAACACTCAAACCAATAATTGGTGATGGAAAGGTAGGTGGAAAACTATCTAATTCTCGTTATTACTTCTCGATGACATGACGCTTAGCTGAGAAACCGCTGCTAATACTACAGGAATACAAGCCGACTAACTAGCAATAATAATTCTCATTATTAGTTTTTGAGTTTGCAATGTCAAATATCATTTTGACCAACTTTGTTCTTCctattttttcccctttttaaATTTCACTTTGCATGGTCAAATATAACAAGAATAGCTTGAATAAACTGACCATGAAATTTTCCATTTatacttattttaaaattttcatctAGTGTTATATGTTATTAGAAAACTTTAGGGTATGCGAACATAAAGTAAAAGAGTACCGTATTTAAGAACTAAACTAGACAAACTCAAAGTTTAGGGATACAATACATTGAGAATTTCcattatcaaaataaaaactaaaaagccTATATGTTTTCTACCTTTTATTAAAAGTTGGTCATCTTAAAAAAAAACGTGTTaaaagttattaaatattttacaaGAAATTGCATGTTTTGAAGTCGAAATATTTTTTCTAGCATATGTTTGGCCATTAAATCAATAATAATCgtcaatataaaataattagtttacaATATTAGAANNNNNNNNNNNNNNNNNNNNNNNNNNNNNNNNNNNNNNNNNNNNNNNNNNNNNNNNNNNNNNNNNNNNNNNNNNNNNNNNNNNNNNNNNNNNNNNNNNNNNNNNNNNNNNNNNNNNNNNNNNNNNNNNNNNNNNNNNNNNNNNNNNNNNNNNNNNNNNNNNNNNNNNNNNNNNNNNNNNNNNNNNNNNNNNNNNNNNNNNNNNNNNNNNNNNNNNNNNNNNNNNNNNNNNNNNNNNNNNNNNNNNNNNNNNNNNNNNNNNNNNNNNNNNNNNNNNNNNNNNNNNNNNNNNNNNNNNNNNNNNNNNNNNNNNNNNNNNNNNNNNNNNNNNNNNNNNNNNNNNNNNNNNNNNNNNNNNNNNNNNNNNNNNNNNNNNNNNNNNNNNNNNNNNNNNNNNNNNNNNNNNNNNNNNNNNNNNNNNNNNNNNNNNNNNNNNNNNNNNNNNNNNNNNNNNNNNNNNNNNNNNNNNNNNNNNNNNNNNNNNNNNNNNNNNNNNNNNNNNNNNNNNNNNNNNNNNNNNNNNNNNNNNNNNNNNNNNNNNNNNNNNNNNNNNNNNNNNNNNNNNNNNNNNNNNNNNNNNNNNNNNNNNNNNNNNNNNNNNNNNNNNNNNNNNNNNNNNNNNNNNNNNNNNNNNNNNNNNNNNNNNNNNNNNNNNNNNNNNNNNNNNNNNNNNNNNNNNNNNNNNNNNNNNNNNNNNNNNNNNNNNNNNNNNNNNNNNNNNNNNNNNNNNNNNNNNNNNNNNNNNNNNNNNNNNNNNNNNNNNNNNNNNNNNNNNNNNNNNNNNNNNNNNNNNNNNNNNNNNNNNNNNNNNNNNNNNNNNNNNNNNNNNNNNNNNNNNNNNNNNNNNNNNNNNNNNNNNNNNNNNNNNNNNNNNNNNNNNNNNNNNNNNNNNNNNNNNNNNNNNNNNNNNNNNNNNNNNNNNNNNNNNNNNNNNNNNNNNNNNNNNNNNNNNNNNNNNNNNNNNNNNNNNNNNNNNNNNNNNNNNNNNNNNNNNNNNNNNNNNNNNNNNNNNNNNNNNNNNNNNNNNNNNNNNNNNNNNNNNNNNNNNNNNNNNNNNNNNNNNNNNNNNNNNNNNNNNNNNNNNNNNNNNNNNNNNNNNNNNNNNNNNNNNNNNNNNNNNNNNNNNNNNNNNNNNNNNNNNNNNNNNNNNNNNNNNNNNNNNNNNNNNNNNNNNNNNNNNNNNNNNNNNNNNNNNNNNNNNNNNNNNNNNNNNNNNNNNNNNNNNNNNNNNNNNNNNNNNNNNNNNNNNNNNNNNNNNNNNNNNNNNNNNNNNNNNNNNNNNNNNNNNNNNNNNNNNNNNNNNNNNNNNNNNNNNNNNNNNNNNNNNNNNNNNNNNNNNNNNNNNNNNNNNNNNNNNNNNNNNNNNNNNNNNNNNNNNNNNNNNNNNNNNNNNNNNNNNNATCGAAACGCGTTCTTCCTCCAAATCCGTCGTTTCAGGTTTTCTCAGAAACCCCTCCCCAAAAGAAACGCGCCGTTTCGTCTCAATTCAATTCTCTTCAAGCTCAGGTAAATTAACCTTCCCTCCAAGCATGTCCTTTTTCGATTCCAGAATTTATCTTCATCTTGAATGGGGCTTCTGATGTTTGTGAATGATGATCGTGTCGTACCTCAATAACCCCGTTGAAAGCTTACTATTTTCAGTCGGTTTTTAAAGTAAAGGTTTAAACTTGAAAAGCAAGTTCACTTTTAGTTCAGTGTGATGTGAAGCGGATAATCAGAATAATGGTAAATGAATGATGTCAAGATAATATATCTTTTCAATATTGATCAGTTTTATTCCGCTTCCCGTTAAATCATGTTGGGTGAGTAATTAACGTGAATAAGCAACCTTGTCACCTTGTATTGGAAGCTATTTGGTGGAAGCATAAAAATGTTTTTTATTGTAAATTTGGAATTTGGTCACTTGAATGTTGCAAATTTAGAGTGATGCTATGTTGTCTCTCATGTCAATGACAATCATGTTATATGATTCAAATTACATGAGCTAACAGATTTAGCAATTTCTGAAGGTTGCTAGTTGTGATAGTGTATTAATGTGAAAATGGTTGTAGCTTCTAGCGTAAATATGCTTATGTTGGTTTCCATTAGTTTATCCGAAGCATCGAGTTTGTCTTCTATTGTTTTCATGATGAATTATGGATTTAATATGCTGTTTTTGCTTCTTGGGAATTCCATTTTGTTGGATGTTATGCAGCATATACTGGGTTGGAAGGATGCAATCAGAATCAGATAAATGGGGATGGAAGCATGTCAGTGTTTTTGGTGGGTTTGATAAGGGAAGTGGTACAAAAAGATGGAAATGCAATCACTGCAATATAAGATACAATGGATCCTATTCTCGTGTTAGAGCTCATCTGCTTGGTTTTTCTGGTGTTGGAGTCAAAAGCTGTCCGGCTATAGATAATTCTTTGAAAGAATCATTTCAAATGTTAGAAGAAGAGAGGGTTTCCCGGAAAAAGAAGAGAGCTTCTATAACTGGTAAGCATAGCAAGCGTATTCGTACTCCTCGACCTAGTCTCACATGTGTCACCAAAGAAGATGTAGATGAAATGCTAGCAAGATTCTTCTTTGCTGATGGATTAAACATGAACATTATTAACTCGCCTTATTTTCATGAGATGATAAAAGCAGTTGCAGCTTTCGGCCCAGGCTATGAACCCATGTCAATACATGAGTTGTCTGGTTCCTTTTTgagtaaagaaaaagaaagaattgaGAAATATGTTGGTCTAGTTAGGGAATCTTGGCCGCATACAGGATGCACATTACTCTGCATTGGACGTTTACACAGTATGTCGGATAGTTTTCAGGTTAACATATTTGTATCTAGTCCAAGGGGACTCTCATTCTTGAAATCTGTAGATGTAGACAGTGTTGATGGAGCAGGAAACTCTGCTGTTAGTATTCTTAGAAACACAATTATGGATGTTGGACCTACAAATGTGGTTCAGATAATCTCATATCTTGGCCCTGCCAAAACGTATTCTGAATCCTATACCTTGGCCGAATTTCCTCATATATTTTGGTCTCCTTGCTCTGCACATTCTATCCGCATTTTGATGGAAGATATAGCTGAATTGGATTGGCTAAGACCTGTTGTTTTGTGTGCTAAAGAAATTGACAAGTGCATAATTTCATTTCAGAATTTCTCTCCTTCTGTCTTCGGTGAAAACTTGAAAGGGTCTTCCGACTCACTGACCGCCAGAATCGCACCCTCCTGTTACATTGTCCAAAAGATTCTTGAACTAAAGAAAGAATTTCAAGAAGTGATTGTGACTGAAGAGTGGAAGCAATGGAAACTTAGTATTCAACAAGATATTGGAAGCATTGAATCAACCATATTGGAGGAAGATTTCTGGAGCAGGGGTCATATGATGTTGCAAATATGTGAACCTTTTGTCAGATTGTTTTCCACACTTGATATCAACCGGTGCATCATGGGAGATGTCCACGAGTGGCGTGTTCAGGCTATCGAGGCTGTAAAGAGTAGAGGAATAATAGATGCTGGTGCACTCAATCAGCTAGAAGGGTTGATAGATAACCGGTGGGATGTGCTGTTTTCACCCCTTCATTCTGCAGGTTATATATTGAATCCGAAATACTTCGGCCGAGGTCAGGCCAAGGACAAAACCATAATGAGGGGTTGGAAAACAACATTGGAGAGATATGAGTGTGAAAGCGCTAGTCGAAGAGTTCTGCGGGAGCAGCTCAGCTCTTATTGGCGACTCGAAGGATCATTAGGAGAGGAAGATGCAGTGGACTGTAGAGATAAAATGGATCCGGTTGCTTGGTGGGAGAACTTTGGTTTTGAGATGCCACACTTACAAACACTTGCCATAAAAGTGCTGAGTCAGGTTTCAAG
The DNA window shown above is from Arachis ipaensis cultivar K30076 chromosome B08, Araip1.1, whole genome shotgun sequence and carries:
- the LOC107614507 gene encoding uncharacterized protein LOC107614507, with protein sequence MQSESDKWGWKHVSVFGGFDKGSGTKRWKCNHCNIRYNGSYSRVRAHLLGFSGVGVKSCPAIDNSLKESFQMLEEERVSRKKKRASITGKHSKRIRTPRPSLTCVTKEDVDEMLARFFFADGLNMNIINSPYFHEMIKAVAAFGPGYEPMSIHELSGSFLSKEKERIEKYVGLVRESWPHTGCTLLCIGRLHSMSDSFQVNIFVSSPRGLSFLKSVDVDSVDGAGNSAVSILRNTIMDVGPTNVVQIISYLGPAKTYSESYTLAEFPHIFWSPCSAHSIRILMEDIAELDWLRPVVLCAKEIDKCIISFQNFSPSVFGENLKGSSDSLTARIAPSCYIVQKILELKKEFQEVIVTEEWKQWKLSIQQDIGSIESTILEEDFWSRGHMMLQICEPFVRLFSTLDINRCIMGDVHEWRVQAIEAVKSRGIIDAGALNQLEGLIDNRWDVLFSPLHSAGYILNPKYFGRGQAKDKTIMRGWKTTLERYECESASRRVLREQLSSYWRLEGSLGEEDAVDCRDKMDPVAWWENFGFEMPHLQTLAIKVLSQVSSVAMCEESWQHNGGNPCQETDAGLEDLVYVKNNLRLQSHRMDSHATHVKDMVPSSPIELKRQEVLSSSDRLC